A genomic region of Photobacterium swingsii contains the following coding sequences:
- a CDS encoding glycosyltransferase, whose translation MSEMTVSEKVIQQVLVSASDYFDLTEAAHQHKLLKLANTLYCLKDISIDRYQEIASQPNCPLEFKLAIKLVESRRYLLTVTKPITVGVVFAMWGEHNRLNVKDATNPHGEDSLRVKIEQLNWVTQGTVVDWRLYPVDDGCPHNSHNIAKSIAKGSVDAQQIKVLKLSDALPAADGPLKNLASADDSRKGGAIIYGCQQALEDGVECVMYTDADNSVHLGQLGLLLKPFIMNHHHVVLGNRKHPDSILVKQEERWGVGIKTLRHMQRMIGQEIFSKGIKDTQAAFKLYGAGVLREIIQNPTVYDFSFDTDWILAAMEMKQPIATVPFAFIDSAAESASVVQGPMTTWYTLLDGLVKAVRARHADHDLAMASVFDQEVKSHEDLEAIINVLPAELADAADADLGDPSLMSPSAVKEWIIKMKQPQTVAF comes from the coding sequence ATGAGCGAAATGACTGTATCGGAGAAAGTAATTCAGCAGGTGCTTGTTTCAGCGAGTGACTATTTTGACTTAACAGAAGCAGCGCATCAGCATAAGTTGCTTAAATTAGCGAATACCTTGTATTGCTTGAAAGACATTTCGATAGATCGCTACCAAGAAATTGCATCCCAGCCTAATTGTCCGCTTGAATTTAAGTTAGCCATAAAACTTGTTGAGTCTCGTCGTTATTTACTGACAGTGACTAAGCCAATCACGGTTGGTGTTGTGTTCGCTATGTGGGGGGAACATAACCGTTTGAATGTAAAAGATGCCACAAACCCGCATGGTGAAGATTCACTACGCGTCAAAATAGAACAGCTTAACTGGGTTACGCAAGGCACAGTAGTTGATTGGCGATTATACCCTGTGGACGATGGTTGCCCGCATAATAGCCATAACATTGCTAAAAGTATCGCGAAAGGCAGTGTGGATGCGCAGCAGATCAAAGTACTCAAATTATCAGATGCGCTTCCTGCGGCAGATGGCCCACTGAAAAATTTAGCATCGGCGGATGACTCTCGAAAAGGCGGTGCGATTATTTATGGTTGCCAACAAGCATTAGAAGACGGTGTCGAATGCGTGATGTACACAGATGCCGATAATTCTGTGCATCTTGGGCAATTAGGATTATTACTTAAACCCTTCATTATGAATCATCACCATGTTGTGCTTGGTAACCGTAAACACCCAGACTCGATTTTGGTTAAGCAAGAAGAACGTTGGGGCGTTGGAATTAAGACCTTACGTCATATGCAGCGCATGATAGGCCAAGAAATTTTCTCGAAAGGCATCAAAGACACTCAAGCTGCGTTTAAATTATACGGTGCGGGTGTCCTAAGAGAAATTATTCAGAACCCGACAGTGTATGACTTTTCGTTTGATACGGATTGGATTCTAGCAGCGATGGAAATGAAGCAGCCTATTGCTACTGTACCTTTCGCATTTATTGATTCAGCAGCTGAATCGGCATCTGTTGTGCAGGGGCCGATGACAACTTGGTACACACTGCTTGATGGCTTGGTAAAAGCCGTAAGAGCACGCCATGCCGATCATGATCTCGCGATGGCGAGTGTGTTTGATCAAGAGGTGAAATCCCATGAAGATCTTGAAGCCATCATTAACGTGTTACCTGCAGAGTTAGCCGATGCAGCAGATGCCGATTTGGGTGACCCATCACTAATGTCGCCAAGTGCCGTTAAAGAGTGGATCATCAAAATGAAGCAACCACAAACCGTGGCTTTCTAG
- a CDS encoding DUF3131 domain-containing protein, whose protein sequence is MRYIIVCLMGLLAAGCGNKYSSLSDEIIDRPNHWDVPKPRHGKLTEKEMDMARIAWKYFENNFQESTGLVNAVNNYPSVTWWDAASYLAGMTSALELGIIEKEEFDRRLIRFLTTLNTMQLFKGELPNKAYNTQTAAMVDYGNQPGEIGYSALDLGRLLIWLHIIKNRYPEYATGVDSAVLRWNFCNVVDENGTMFGALLEKDKPVQYLQEGRLGYEEYAAKGFQLWGFDTTQASMPEPYSTINLYGYDIPYDTRDPRKLKAHSYVVTESFVLDGIEMGWDLTSDKTPHDANYSNDWMAEFALQIYRVQEARYENTGIITARTEHQLAGAPYFVYDTIYTDGYAWNTISEVGEYLPQYAAVAVKGAMGIWALWDTEYTDLVFDHISNLYDREKGFYEGIFENGTGLINTFTSNNNGITLEILLYKQEGKLLTYLDNPPVSLWDKALESPFGYEGQCLPRKTLNKK, encoded by the coding sequence ATGCGTTATATCATTGTTTGCCTGATGGGGCTGTTGGCGGCTGGCTGTGGTAACAAATACAGTAGTTTGTCGGATGAAATTATTGACCGACCAAACCACTGGGATGTGCCAAAACCTCGTCATGGCAAGCTGACGGAAAAAGAAATGGATATGGCTCGGATTGCTTGGAAGTATTTTGAAAATAACTTCCAAGAATCGACAGGGCTAGTGAATGCGGTAAATAACTACCCATCAGTTACATGGTGGGATGCTGCTTCGTATCTCGCAGGTATGACAAGTGCACTTGAGTTAGGAATTATAGAAAAAGAAGAGTTTGACCGTCGTCTTATTCGCTTTTTGACAACACTCAATACGATGCAGCTCTTTAAAGGGGAGCTGCCAAACAAAGCGTATAATACGCAAACAGCTGCGATGGTGGATTACGGTAACCAACCGGGTGAAATTGGTTATTCCGCACTTGATTTAGGGCGATTATTGATTTGGTTACACATCATTAAAAACCGTTACCCTGAATATGCAACGGGCGTAGACTCTGCAGTACTTCGCTGGAATTTCTGTAATGTTGTGGATGAAAACGGCACCATGTTTGGTGCTTTGCTTGAAAAAGATAAACCCGTCCAATATTTGCAAGAAGGACGCTTAGGCTATGAAGAATATGCCGCTAAAGGTTTCCAACTTTGGGGGTTTGATACAACGCAAGCGTCTATGCCTGAGCCATACAGTACCATTAACTTGTATGGCTACGACATTCCGTATGACACACGTGATCCTCGTAAACTCAAAGCACATAGCTATGTAGTAACAGAAAGTTTTGTTCTTGATGGTATCGAAATGGGGTGGGATTTAACTTCCGACAAGACACCGCATGATGCAAATTATTCGAATGACTGGATGGCTGAATTTGCGCTTCAAATTTATCGCGTGCAAGAAGCTAGGTATGAGAACACAGGGATTATCACTGCCCGGACTGAGCACCAATTAGCGGGTGCACCGTACTTCGTTTACGATACTATTTATACCGATGGCTATGCTTGGAATACGATTTCTGAAGTCGGTGAGTATTTACCACAATATGCCGCTGTTGCTGTGAAAGGCGCTATGGGTATTTGGGCACTGTGGGATACCGAATATACCGACCTAGTGTTTGACCATATTTCAAATCTTTATGATCGTGAAAAAGGATTTTACGAAGGAATATTTGAAAATGGTACTGGCTTAATTAACACCTTTACCTCAAACAATAACGGGATTACATTAGAAATATTGCTTTATAAACAAGAAGGTAAGTTGTTGACATATTTAGACAACCCACCTGTTAGTTTATGGGATAAAGCGCTGGAATCACCGTTTGGTTACGAAGGACAGTGTTTACCAAGAAAAACACTAAATAAGAAATAA
- a CDS encoding adenylosuccinate synthase — MSSIVVVGANWGDEGKGRIVDFLAEKASASIRFQGGNNAGHTVVNDLGTFKLHQLPSGVFNPDCLAVLGPGMVISPEHLTKEIEEVSAAGVKVNLCISDRATLCLPLHALEDTLEEERLGDGAYGSTRQGIAPAYGDRVMKKGILVGWLQQPDVLLERIQFMMDWKLPQLKALYPSFEFEQTAEEMTQWLLDVSAPWRDAICNVTQPLKALQAKGENLLFEAQLGAGRDLVYGEYPWTTSSNVISTYAGIGSGLPALRPECVIAVAKAFSSSVGTGTLVTAMEEQDAFRESANEFGATTGRPRDMGYFDAVATRNGVEIQAATEIALTKVDCLSGLTDLKICVGYDGDHSENPIWPQTASLAPVYEQMEGWNEDITSCRQFEELPKAAQAYVLRIEELMGVPVKMVSVGPGREQMIMR, encoded by the coding sequence ATGTCGTCTATCGTTGTTGTTGGTGCTAACTGGGGTGATGAAGGTAAAGGCCGTATCGTTGATTTCTTGGCAGAGAAAGCTTCGGCAAGCATCCGTTTCCAAGGGGGTAATAACGCTGGTCACACCGTTGTGAATGACTTGGGTACATTTAAATTACACCAACTTCCAAGCGGCGTATTTAATCCTGATTGTTTAGCTGTTTTGGGCCCAGGCATGGTAATTAGCCCTGAACACCTAACAAAAGAAATCGAAGAAGTGTCCGCTGCTGGTGTGAAGGTAAACCTATGCATTTCAGATCGTGCGACACTGTGTTTACCTCTACATGCACTTGAAGACACACTAGAAGAAGAACGCTTAGGCGATGGTGCTTATGGCTCTACACGTCAAGGTATTGCACCAGCTTATGGTGATCGTGTTATGAAGAAGGGCATTTTAGTGGGTTGGTTACAACAACCAGACGTGCTACTTGAGCGTATTCAATTTATGATGGATTGGAAACTACCTCAGTTAAAAGCGCTTTACCCATCTTTTGAATTCGAGCAAACAGCAGAAGAAATGACGCAGTGGTTGCTAGACGTGTCTGCACCTTGGCGTGATGCGATTTGTAATGTAACTCAGCCGCTTAAAGCGCTACAAGCTAAGGGTGAAAACCTGTTGTTTGAAGCACAACTGGGTGCGGGTCGCGATTTAGTTTACGGTGAATACCCATGGACAACATCATCAAATGTTATCTCAACGTACGCAGGTATTGGCAGTGGTTTGCCTGCGCTTCGTCCTGAGTGTGTGATTGCAGTTGCGAAAGCATTCAGCTCATCTGTTGGCACAGGTACGCTAGTAACAGCAATGGAAGAGCAAGATGCATTCCGTGAATCAGCTAACGAATTTGGTGCAACAACGGGTCGTCCACGTGATATGGGTTACTTTGATGCGGTTGCAACACGTAATGGTGTGGAAATTCAAGCAGCGACTGAAATTGCACTGACTAAAGTTGACTGCTTGAGTGGTCTGACAGATCTGAAAATTTGTGTAGGTTACGATGGTGACCACAGTGAAAACCCAATTTGGCCGCAAACGGCTTCTTTAGCACCTGTTTATGAGCAAATGGAAGGCTGGAATGAAGACATCACGTCGTGCCGTCAATTCGAAGAATTACCGAAAGCAGCGCAAGCTTACGTTTTACGTATTGAAGAGCTAATGGGTGTGCCTGTGAAGATGGTATCTGTTGGTCCTGGTCGTGAACAAATGATCATGCGCTAA
- a CDS encoding DUF3131 domain-containing protein — translation MNTSQVIRQGRYGELTEQELAWAQTAWVYVENNTQLKTGLVNSIDNYPSTNMSSLADYLVALMAAQEFEFITSKEHDERLSLVLNFLNRMPLSSVGVPNKVYNTTTGQMVDYGNQPKDIGWSAVDIGRILIVLALTKQRNPEFSEYIDKAVLRWNFCELVTNDGELYGGIVKDNGDVFRYKEGRLGIEEYTSYGYLDWQVVPQKAMRFDPYEVITINDIDIMFDGRDPRDYDVLRPVYSNPYLKLGLEFNWDNINDTTSNDAKHTNDTLAAMADSLYRVQESRWDKERIYTARGSHVVSGEPYFVYDSIYALGTPWITVAEDGSDHDELALISTQVAFQMWTLWKTDYTDSLMVLVRELYDADRGWYEGRYELTSGYEKSITLNTNAGVLEALLYKANGKLYQPRKALEYRDVKFNSRFDHPGRCLVETFR, via the coding sequence ATGAATACGTCCCAAGTGATACGCCAAGGTCGTTATGGTGAATTAACTGAGCAGGAATTAGCATGGGCACAAACGGCATGGGTATATGTTGAAAATAATACTCAGCTAAAAACAGGTCTGGTTAATTCGATTGATAATTATCCTTCCACTAATATGTCGTCATTAGCAGATTATCTCGTTGCGCTAATGGCGGCACAAGAGTTCGAATTTATTACCAGTAAAGAGCATGATGAGCGTCTTTCTCTTGTCTTGAATTTTCTCAATAGAATGCCGCTCAGTTCTGTGGGTGTTCCGAATAAAGTTTATAACACTACCACAGGACAAATGGTGGATTATGGCAACCAACCCAAAGATATTGGCTGGTCAGCTGTGGATATCGGTCGCATATTGATTGTGCTTGCATTGACGAAGCAACGTAATCCCGAATTTTCTGAATATATTGATAAAGCGGTGCTGCGCTGGAATTTTTGTGAGTTAGTCACTAACGACGGTGAGCTCTATGGCGGAATCGTCAAAGATAATGGCGACGTATTTCGTTATAAAGAGGGGCGTTTAGGTATAGAAGAATACACTTCTTATGGCTATTTAGATTGGCAAGTCGTGCCACAAAAAGCGATGCGTTTCGATCCTTATGAAGTCATCACTATCAATGATATTGATATTATGTTCGATGGGCGAGATCCTCGTGACTATGATGTCCTTCGCCCCGTTTACAGTAATCCCTATCTGAAGCTCGGCCTTGAATTTAATTGGGACAATATTAACGACACGACCAGTAATGATGCCAAGCACACTAATGATACCTTGGCGGCAATGGCAGATTCATTGTATAGAGTGCAAGAATCTCGTTGGGATAAAGAGCGCATTTATACTGCTCGCGGTTCACATGTTGTCAGCGGTGAGCCTTATTTTGTTTACGATAGTATTTATGCACTGGGCACACCATGGATCACGGTCGCGGAAGATGGCAGTGATCATGATGAATTAGCCTTAATTTCAACTCAAGTCGCTTTTCAAATGTGGACCCTCTGGAAAACTGATTATACCGATAGCTTAATGGTACTGGTTCGTGAGTTGTATGATGCTGATCGTGGCTGGTATGAAGGGCGCTATGAACTTACAAGTGGCTATGAGAAAAGCATTACATTGAATACGAATGCTGGAGTGCTAGAAGCTTTGTTGTACAAGGCAAATGGTAAGTTGTATCAGCCGCGTAAAGCGCTGGAATACCGTGATGTTAAGTTTAACTCTCGTTTTGATCACCCTGGTCGGTGTTTAGTGGAGACGTTCAGATGA
- a CDS encoding LysR family transcriptional regulator, with product MLDINWLNTFVTLAQLEHFGKTASALHMTQPNVSLHIKQLEQSTRVKLIERNPFRLTQAGERLLKSAQQTLQELQICQADLNAINDLCQGTVSIAASDIISRLLLIKPFQSFKREFPGIDLSLFNTTSTQAAELVKSAKADLGFVIAQKESQPLHFTELRQVRWCALGDGLARWQKKAMDNAALPDDELPTLILLGHDTRTRDLIDLALPSLKLPKYRIMEVGSVDAQIDWAEAGFGIAIVPAFSLHPKLNLTSTITPLPDFPTTSLGYIVRQNQVLSRAIKQLLLWVGEEITNSQ from the coding sequence ATGCTAGATATTAATTGGCTAAACACTTTTGTGACCTTAGCGCAACTTGAACATTTTGGTAAAACCGCTTCAGCACTCCACATGACCCAGCCGAATGTTAGCCTTCATATCAAACAGTTAGAGCAATCTACCCGTGTTAAGTTAATCGAACGGAACCCTTTTCGGTTAACACAAGCTGGCGAGCGTTTGCTGAAAAGCGCCCAACAAACACTGCAAGAACTGCAAATATGCCAAGCCGACTTAAACGCAATCAATGACCTGTGCCAAGGAACGGTTTCTATTGCCGCTAGCGATATTATTTCTCGACTTCTGCTGATCAAACCCTTTCAGTCATTTAAGCGTGAATTTCCGGGTATTGACCTATCACTATTCAATACAACGTCAACCCAAGCGGCCGAATTAGTTAAAAGTGCTAAAGCCGATTTAGGCTTTGTTATTGCACAGAAGGAAAGTCAGCCGCTGCATTTTACTGAGCTAAGGCAAGTACGGTGGTGTGCGTTAGGCGATGGTCTAGCAAGGTGGCAAAAAAAAGCTATGGATAATGCAGCACTCCCTGATGATGAGCTCCCTACCCTTATTTTACTTGGTCATGATACCCGTACTCGGGATTTGATTGATCTCGCTTTACCAAGCCTTAAACTGCCTAAGTATAGAATTATGGAAGTCGGCAGTGTGGATGCTCAAATTGACTGGGCAGAGGCTGGGTTTGGTATTGCCATTGTGCCTGCTTTTTCACTTCACCCTAAGCTTAATCTAACCAGTACGATAACACCGTTACCAGATTTCCCGACCACTAGCTTAGGCTACATCGTCCGTCAGAATCAGGTGCTATCTCGGGCGATTAAGCAGTTATTACTATGGGTTGGTGAAGAAATCACAAATTCTCAGTAA
- a CDS encoding DUF3131 domain-containing protein — MEFKKALVNARHHFVFIAGLVTALVVAFTIETRDYGQVLGNITFEVSEPIPLRENRILTEQEYLWAKTAWQYFENNYQDNTGLVNSVDGYPSTTMWDTASYLMGLISAEKLNVISHAEFTLRMEKALNSLARLPLIEGQLPNKAYNTQTLEMVDYSNQPVPKGIGWSAIDIGRILVPFNILIWQYPEFNKPVNNVLNHWNVTEMIDKGYLYGSRPAVKGDGFELVQEGRIGYEEYASKALSLMGRDVFNAMKYIDYLDLVEIDGVEIPTDKRDPAKYHAHNYVVSESYILDSLEFGADSISKIFAYRVYKAQENRYERTGILTAVSEDNVDEAPYFVYNTVFSDGKEWNAISDQGDDASHLKTLSTKAAFGWYALYDTPYTSLLIDDAQTLFSKEKGWYSGRYESDGRTNKAITANTNGIVLESLAYVQNGTLLSVGAK; from the coding sequence ATGGAATTTAAAAAAGCACTTGTGAATGCACGGCACCACTTTGTCTTTATTGCGGGTTTAGTGACTGCGCTAGTGGTGGCATTTACGATCGAAACGCGCGACTACGGTCAAGTGCTCGGTAATATCACGTTTGAAGTGTCAGAGCCGATTCCTTTGCGTGAAAATCGTATTTTGACTGAGCAGGAGTACTTGTGGGCGAAAACCGCTTGGCAGTATTTCGAAAATAACTACCAAGATAATACAGGTCTGGTCAACTCAGTAGATGGCTATCCTTCGACAACGATGTGGGATACCGCGTCATACCTAATGGGGCTGATTTCAGCAGAAAAGCTGAATGTTATCAGTCACGCAGAATTTACGCTTCGGATGGAAAAAGCACTCAATTCATTAGCGCGTCTTCCACTTATTGAAGGTCAATTACCGAACAAAGCATATAATACACAAACGCTAGAAATGGTGGATTATTCAAATCAGCCTGTGCCTAAAGGGATTGGTTGGTCTGCAATTGATATTGGCCGTATTCTCGTGCCGTTTAACATCTTGATTTGGCAGTACCCTGAGTTTAACAAGCCAGTGAATAATGTTCTTAACCATTGGAATGTCACTGAAATGATCGACAAGGGCTATTTGTACGGTTCTCGCCCAGCCGTTAAAGGTGATGGGTTCGAATTGGTACAAGAGGGACGTATTGGATATGAAGAATATGCGTCTAAAGCGCTTTCATTGATGGGACGCGATGTCTTTAATGCCATGAAATATATCGACTACTTAGATTTGGTTGAAATTGATGGCGTCGAGATCCCAACCGATAAGCGCGATCCTGCCAAGTACCATGCGCATAACTACGTTGTGAGTGAATCTTACATCCTCGACAGTTTGGAGTTTGGTGCGGATAGTATTTCTAAAATCTTTGCGTATCGCGTCTATAAAGCACAAGAGAATCGTTATGAGCGTACCGGAATCCTAACTGCGGTCAGTGAGGATAACGTTGATGAAGCGCCTTACTTTGTCTACAACACGGTTTTCTCTGATGGTAAAGAGTGGAATGCCATTTCGGATCAGGGCGACGACGCTTCGCACCTAAAAACCTTGTCGACGAAGGCTGCATTTGGCTGGTATGCGCTTTACGACACGCCATATACAAGCTTGTTAATCGATGATGCTCAAACGCTATTTTCGAAAGAAAAAGGTTGGTATTCAGGCCGTTATGAAAGTGATGGCCGCACAAATAAAGCAATTACAGCTAACACTAACGGTATTGTTTTAGAGTCACTTGCGTATGTTCAAAATGGCACCTTGTTGAGCGTAGGTGCTAAGTAA
- a CDS encoding glycosyltransferase family 2 protein yields MDFYFKEFEHRKPPEPVPHSMSRELLYQYLATCNLTLGIWYLWWRWTYALNYEAMWFSLPLAFAESCAFIGSMLFTFNLWKTKDEPRREPPHKIAECVHETDEDRPISVDVFFPTYDEEPDLVRLSILDAQKIRYPHDIEMKIFILDDGKRPAMEALATEMGVEYITREGNVGFKAGNLRNALEQTYGDFIVICDADTRPFPTILEHTLGYFRDPDVAWVQTPQWFFDLPEGERLPHWLGKKMGGFGRLIGRGVERLYGPVTLGEDPFVNDPQMFYDVIQRRRNWVNASFCCGAGSIHRREAVMEAALRAYSEQISKEHDEVERQIRKLTKEKTVDQDISNNLRQEILFDTEFTPYKFHVSEDIYTSIVLHSDTERNWRSIQHPQVESKMLSPQDLQTWTVQRFKYSGGSIDIFMNDNPLFRKGMTIKQKLMYAASFWSNLSAIWNIIFLACPIIYFLTSIAPVSAYDTTFYLHFLPFVLTAELAMMIGTWGVAGYKGKTNFLSFFPVNLRALWTVLRGRKISFPTTPKERQSGTFFKMVIPQFTVFVLSLFSMCFAWVGYSTGAYGSYSFGGLVLNSFWIINNMMAMWGMIAAAFWSPPTDKEQEQGSEELEYGI; encoded by the coding sequence ATGGATTTTTATTTTAAGGAGTTCGAGCATCGCAAGCCGCCAGAGCCTGTGCCGCATAGCATGTCACGTGAATTGCTTTATCAATATTTAGCGACATGTAATCTGACACTGGGTATTTGGTACTTGTGGTGGCGGTGGACATACGCATTGAACTATGAAGCGATGTGGTTCTCTTTGCCCTTGGCGTTTGCAGAATCCTGTGCCTTTATTGGCTCTATGTTATTTACGTTCAATTTGTGGAAAACGAAAGATGAGCCACGTCGTGAGCCTCCGCATAAAATTGCCGAATGTGTGCATGAAACGGATGAAGACCGACCGATTAGCGTTGACGTGTTTTTCCCCACCTACGATGAAGAGCCCGATTTAGTTCGCTTGAGTATTTTAGATGCTCAGAAGATTCGTTACCCGCACGATATTGAGATGAAAATTTTCATTCTTGATGATGGTAAACGCCCTGCTATGGAAGCATTGGCCACGGAAATGGGTGTCGAATATATTACGCGTGAAGGGAATGTTGGCTTCAAAGCGGGAAACTTACGTAATGCACTTGAGCAAACATACGGGGATTTTATTGTTATCTGTGATGCAGATACCCGTCCTTTCCCGACAATCCTTGAACATACCCTAGGCTATTTCCGAGATCCTGATGTGGCTTGGGTGCAAACACCACAGTGGTTCTTTGATTTACCTGAAGGTGAACGTTTACCGCATTGGTTAGGCAAGAAAATGGGCGGATTTGGCCGCCTAATTGGTCGCGGTGTCGAGCGCTTGTATGGTCCTGTAACTTTAGGTGAAGACCCATTTGTGAATGATCCGCAAATGTTCTACGACGTTATCCAACGCCGCCGTAATTGGGTAAATGCTTCTTTCTGTTGTGGCGCGGGCTCAATTCACCGACGTGAAGCGGTAATGGAAGCAGCTTTACGTGCTTATAGTGAGCAGATCAGTAAAGAGCACGATGAAGTAGAGCGTCAAATTCGTAAATTAACCAAAGAGAAAACGGTTGATCAGGATATCTCGAATAACCTGCGTCAAGAGATCTTATTTGATACTGAGTTTACACCTTATAAATTCCACGTTTCGGAAGATATTTATACCTCTATCGTTCTGCACTCAGACACCGAGCGAAATTGGCGTTCAATTCAACACCCACAAGTTGAAAGTAAAATGCTGTCACCGCAAGATCTACAAACTTGGACGGTGCAGCGTTTTAAATACTCCGGTGGGTCAATTGATATCTTTATGAATGATAACCCATTGTTCCGTAAAGGAATGACGATCAAACAAAAGCTGATGTACGCAGCGAGCTTCTGGTCTAATTTATCGGCTATCTGGAATATCATTTTCCTTGCGTGTCCAATCATTTACTTCTTAACCAGTATTGCGCCAGTGAGCGCATACGATACAACCTTCTATTTGCATTTCTTACCGTTTGTACTGACGGCAGAGCTTGCCATGATGATAGGGACATGGGGTGTTGCTGGTTATAAAGGGAAAACGAACTTCTTGTCTTTCTTCCCCGTTAACTTACGGGCGTTATGGACAGTATTGAGAGGGCGGAAGATCAGCTTCCCAACCACACCGAAAGAACGTCAAAGTGGTACCTTCTTTAAGATGGTTATCCCGCAATTTACCGTGTTTGTATTGAGTTTATTTAGTATGTGCTTTGCTTGGGTTGGTTATTCAACGGGGGCCTATGGTAGCTACTCATTTGGTGGTCTTGTGCTAAATAGTTTCTGGATTATCAATAACATGATGGCAATGTGGGGCATGATTGCTGCGGCATTCTGGTCACCACCAACAGACAAAGAGCAGGAACAAGGATCGGAGGAATTAGAATATGGAATTTAA